From Solidesulfovibrio carbinoliphilus subsp. oakridgensis, the proteins below share one genomic window:
- the cobT gene encoding nicotinate-nucleotide--dimethylbenzimidazole phosphoribosyltransferase translates to MSLTLSEVFSAIRPVDQTLFPVAAAHLDNLTKPRGSLGRLEELAARLFAISGGAAPTVDPARIYVCAGDHGVADEGVSLFPQAVTRQMVANFLAGGAGINVLGDTAGVDIRVVDAGCLGEPFAAHPRFAGCRVASGTANLAAGPAMSREVCEQALLLGASLAASAKAEGIKALGTGDMGIANTTPSTALFCAYLHLAPEAITGPGTGLDAKGVCRKAGIIGRALALHADVLASGDPVAILAALGGLEIACLAGLVLGAAANKLPIAVDGFISTAAYTAARAMAPAVADYAFLSHASAEPGYQAIMAAMGQKPLLDLGLRLGEGTGAALALFLLRASANIYNNMATFAAAGVSAGE, encoded by the coding sequence ATGTCCCTGACCCTGTCCGAGGTTTTTTCCGCCATCCGCCCCGTGGACCAGACCCTTTTCCCCGTGGCCGCGGCCCACCTCGACAACCTGACCAAGCCGCGCGGCAGCCTCGGCCGCCTGGAGGAACTGGCCGCCCGGCTTTTCGCCATCTCCGGCGGCGCGGCCCCGACCGTGGACCCGGCCCGGATCTACGTCTGCGCCGGCGACCACGGCGTGGCCGACGAAGGCGTGAGCCTTTTCCCCCAGGCGGTCACCCGCCAGATGGTGGCCAACTTCCTGGCCGGCGGGGCCGGCATTAACGTCCTTGGCGACACGGCCGGAGTGGACATCCGGGTGGTGGACGCCGGCTGCCTCGGCGAGCCCTTTGCCGCCCATCCGCGCTTCGCCGGCTGCCGGGTGGCCTCCGGCACGGCCAATCTGGCCGCCGGTCCGGCCATGAGCCGCGAGGTCTGCGAACAGGCGCTCCTTCTCGGCGCGTCCCTGGCCGCCTCGGCCAAGGCCGAGGGCATCAAGGCCCTTGGCACCGGCGACATGGGCATTGCCAACACCACGCCGTCCACGGCCCTTTTCTGCGCCTACCTGCACCTTGCTCCCGAGGCCATCACCGGCCCGGGCACCGGTCTTGACGCCAAGGGTGTCTGCCGCAAGGCCGGGATCATCGGCCGGGCCCTGGCCCTCCATGCCGACGTCCTGGCCTCGGGCGATCCCGTCGCCATCCTGGCCGCCCTCGGGGGCCTCGAAATCGCCTGTCTGGCCGGGCTGGTCCTTGGCGCGGCGGCGAACAAGCTGCCCATTGCCGTGGACGGGTTCATCTCCACCGCCGCCTACACCGCCGCCCGGGCCATGGCCCCGGCCGTGGCCGACTACGCCTTCCTGAGCCACGCCTCGGCCGAGCCCGGCTACCAGGCCATCATGGCGGCCATGGGCCAGAAGCCGCTCCTGGACCTGGGCCTTCGCCTCGGCGAAGGCACGGGCGCGGCGCTCGCCCTCTTTCTCCTGCGGGCCAGCGCCAACATCTACAACAACATGGCCACCTTCGCCGCAGCCGGCGTCAGCGCGGGCGAGTAG
- a CDS encoding PLP-dependent aminotransferase family protein translates to MPAFAKRMSQVRRSFIREILKVTADPSIISFAGGLPKPDLFPTGPMADAAARVLAENGPAALQYSVTEGEPALREWIAARYKAKKNLDIDPAHILVTNGSQQSLDLLGKVFLDPGDLVGVELPGYIGAIQAFSIFEPAFAGVPLGPEGPDLDRLTEVVLSRRAKMFYAVPNFQNPSGLTYSLAARRAVAEILRMSDTVFVEDDPYGELRFFGEPLPPVTSFLTQDAYLLGTFSKIAAPGLRLGWVVATPDTLAKLVTAKQASDLHCSTLVQRILIQFLADNDLDAHIATIRAVYGAQRDLMIERIKAEFPAEVTCTEPEGGMFLWVTLPEGCSAFALFDLCIKEKVAFVPGGPFFVDGGGERTLRLNFSNADPERIAEGIARMGKGIKTLLARPGCASGS, encoded by the coding sequence GTGCCCGCTTTCGCCAAACGCATGTCCCAGGTCCGCCGTTCGTTCATCCGGGAGATCCTCAAGGTCACCGCCGATCCGTCCATCATCTCCTTTGCCGGCGGCCTGCCCAAGCCCGACCTTTTTCCCACCGGCCCCATGGCCGACGCGGCCGCCAGGGTATTGGCCGAAAACGGGCCCGCCGCCCTGCAATATTCCGTCACCGAGGGCGAGCCGGCCCTGCGCGAGTGGATCGCGGCCCGGTACAAGGCCAAAAAGAACCTCGACATCGATCCGGCCCACATCCTGGTCACCAACGGCTCCCAGCAGAGCCTCGACCTCCTCGGCAAGGTCTTCCTCGATCCGGGCGACCTGGTCGGGGTGGAGCTGCCCGGCTACATCGGGGCCATCCAGGCCTTTTCCATCTTCGAGCCGGCCTTTGCCGGCGTGCCCCTTGGGCCGGAGGGGCCGGACCTCGACCGCCTGACCGAGGTGGTGCTCTCCAGGCGGGCCAAGATGTTCTACGCCGTGCCGAACTTCCAGAACCCGTCGGGCCTGACCTATTCCCTGGCCGCCCGCCGGGCCGTGGCCGAGATCCTTCGCATGTCGGACACGGTCTTCGTGGAGGACGACCCCTACGGCGAGCTGCGCTTTTTCGGCGAACCCCTGCCGCCCGTGACCAGCTTCCTGACCCAGGACGCCTACCTCCTCGGCACGTTTTCCAAGATCGCCGCCCCGGGCCTGCGCCTCGGCTGGGTGGTGGCCACGCCGGACACCCTGGCCAAGCTTGTCACGGCCAAGCAGGCGTCCGATCTCCACTGCTCGACCCTGGTCCAGCGCATCCTCATCCAGTTCCTGGCCGACAACGACCTCGACGCCCACATCGCCACCATCCGGGCCGTGTACGGGGCCCAGCGCGACCTGATGATCGAGCGGATCAAGGCGGAGTTCCCGGCCGAGGTGACCTGCACCGAGCCGGAGGGCGGCATGTTCCTGTGGGTGACCCTGCCGGAAGGCTGCTCGGCCTTTGCCCTCTTTGACCTTTGCATCAAGGAAAAGGTGGCCTTCGTGCCGGGCGGGCCGTTTTTCGTGGACGGCGGCGGCGAGCGGACGCTGCGGCTCAATTTCTCCAACGCCGACCCCGAGCGCATCGCCGAGGGCATCGCCCGCATGGGCAAGGGGATCAAGACCCTGCTCGCCCGGCCCGGCTGCGCCTCCGGGAGCTGA
- a CDS encoding copper oxidase, with the protein MTGLFARITSRLARKAPPDAEARPGRRRFLALSALAPLFAAAPALAKADATAAAMDMAGHGSPGHAGHGGSMAGGMDMSGHGAMDMPGHGTLFPWRDPAIAITAPPRLTGKGTGVVITPHLPSLGYEMDGDVKVFRLTAQPVERLLLDGPPARGTVWERWHAAMGGMHGMDIPKKVRLWGFNGSVPGPAIEVVQGDRVRIVVKNELPEPTSIHWHGLEVPNGQDGVGGLTQPPIRPGQTYTYEFTVHQVGTYMYHSSFNEKKQVGMGLGGFFISHPADGSRRVDRDFAILLQEWFFLPGNPYVDVTSTDPNWFTMNGKAGPSTAVLTARVGQTVRIRFANLSNMHAHPIHLHGVTWRVTGTEGGPIPESAQWPGNTVNVAPGTARDVEFTFTNPGYWHMHCHKLHHVVNAHASVPMGIMGMGGMTMLFDVAAADGDAKPAPAPMDMPGHGSMPGNAPAPGPAAPDAPAAAPHAGHGRTGGQ; encoded by the coding sequence ATGACCGGTTTGTTTGCTCGCATCACGAGTCGGTTGGCCCGAAAAGCGCCGCCGGACGCCGAGGCCCGGCCCGGACGCCGCCGCTTCCTGGCCCTGTCCGCCCTGGCTCCGCTCTTTGCCGCCGCCCCGGCCCTGGCCAAGGCCGACGCCACCGCCGCGGCCATGGACATGGCCGGCCACGGCTCCCCGGGCCACGCCGGGCACGGCGGCTCCATGGCCGGCGGCATGGACATGTCCGGCCACGGCGCCATGGATATGCCCGGGCATGGCACCCTCTTTCCCTGGCGCGATCCGGCCATCGCCATCACCGCCCCGCCGCGATTGACCGGCAAGGGGACCGGCGTGGTCATCACCCCGCACCTGCCGAGCCTCGGCTACGAAATGGACGGGGACGTCAAGGTCTTCCGCCTGACCGCCCAGCCCGTGGAACGCCTGCTCCTCGACGGCCCGCCGGCCCGGGGCACGGTCTGGGAGCGGTGGCACGCGGCCATGGGCGGCATGCACGGCATGGACATCCCGAAAAAAGTCCGGCTGTGGGGCTTTAACGGCTCGGTGCCCGGCCCGGCCATCGAGGTCGTCCAGGGCGACCGGGTCCGCATCGTGGTCAAAAACGAGCTGCCGGAGCCGACCAGCATCCACTGGCACGGCCTCGAGGTGCCAAACGGCCAGGACGGCGTCGGCGGCCTGACCCAGCCCCCCATCCGGCCGGGCCAGACCTACACCTACGAATTCACGGTGCACCAGGTCGGCACCTACATGTACCATTCGTCCTTCAACGAGAAAAAGCAGGTCGGCATGGGCCTTGGCGGCTTTTTCATCAGCCACCCGGCCGACGGCTCCCGCCGGGTGGACCGGGACTTCGCCATCCTGCTCCAGGAGTGGTTCTTTCTGCCCGGCAATCCTTACGTGGACGTGACCTCCACCGATCCCAACTGGTTCACCATGAACGGCAAGGCCGGTCCCTCCACCGCCGTCCTGACCGCCCGGGTTGGCCAGACCGTCCGGATCCGCTTCGCCAACCTGTCCAACATGCACGCCCACCCCATCCATCTGCACGGCGTCACCTGGCGGGTCACCGGCACCGAGGGCGGCCCCATCCCGGAGTCGGCCCAGTGGCCCGGCAACACGGTCAACGTGGCCCCGGGCACGGCCCGGGACGTGGAATTCACCTTCACCAACCCCGGCTACTGGCACATGCACTGCCACAAGCTCCACCACGTGGTGAACGCCCACGCGAGCGTTCCCATGGGCATCATGGGCATGGGCGGCATGACCATGCTCTTCGACGTGGCCGCCGCCGACGGGGACGCCAAGCCCGCGCCCGCCCCCATGGACATGCCCGGCCACGGGTCCATGCCCGGCAACGCCCCGGCTCCCGGCCCGGCCGCGCCCGACGCTCCGGCCGCCGCCCCCCACGCCGGGCACGGCCGGACAGGAGGACAATAA
- a CDS encoding glycosyl transferase, with protein sequence MGRTFVFLPPLRTVSGGLAVLCDTAVLLAAAGHDVRLVLREAGATPLALPPGLPVTTLAAAGLGPGDTYLVPEGWPNALAPGLAAGARCVVYCQNWAYLWNGLPDGVDWSRLPVAFLAVSDPVAQFIGQALGTVPPVLRPAIDPARFFPPPAKPATGPAAPVRVGYMPRKNKALAGLIRRLAEARAPRSGLAYEWLPIDGLPPDGVATALRSCHVFLATGFPEGCPLPPLEAMACGCIVAGFAGFGGFDYMRQAGPGGHVPSVPLRDVPWGGNGFYAADHDVFGAGVCLEQAARLWLEGGEALATALANGKLTAAAYAPALRATALESVW encoded by the coding sequence GTGGGACGCACCTTTGTTTTTCTGCCGCCGTTGCGCACGGTTTCGGGCGGCCTGGCCGTGCTGTGCGACACGGCCGTCCTTTTGGCCGCTGCCGGCCATGACGTGCGGCTCGTCCTTCGCGAGGCCGGGGCCACGCCGCTGGCCCTGCCGCCGGGCCTGCCCGTCACGACCCTGGCGGCGGCCGGCCTTGGCCCGGGCGACACCTACCTCGTGCCCGAGGGCTGGCCCAACGCGCTGGCCCCGGGGCTGGCCGCCGGGGCCCGGTGCGTGGTCTATTGCCAGAACTGGGCCTACCTGTGGAACGGCCTGCCGGACGGCGTGGACTGGAGCCGGCTTCCGGTTGCGTTCCTGGCCGTGTCCGATCCGGTGGCGCAGTTTATCGGACAGGCCCTCGGCACCGTGCCCCCGGTCCTGCGGCCGGCCATCGACCCGGCCCGGTTCTTCCCGCCCCCGGCCAAGCCCGCCACGGGACCGGCAGCGCCGGTCCGGGTCGGGTACATGCCCCGCAAAAACAAGGCGCTGGCCGGGCTCATCCGGCGCCTGGCCGAGGCCCGGGCCCCGCGCTCGGGCCTGGCCTACGAGTGGCTGCCCATCGACGGCCTGCCGCCGGACGGCGTGGCGACGGCCCTTCGCTCCTGCCACGTGTTCCTGGCCACCGGCTTTCCCGAGGGCTGCCCGCTCCCGCCCCTGGAGGCCATGGCCTGCGGCTGCATCGTGGCCGGCTTCGCCGGCTTCGGCGGCTTCGACTACATGCGACAGGCCGGCCCCGGCGGCCACGTCCCCAGCGTGCCGCTGCGGGACGTCCCCTGGGGCGGCAACGGATTCTACGCGGCCGACCATGACGTTTTCGGGGCAGGCGTCTGCCTGGAGCAGGCGGCCCGGCTGTGGCTGGAGGGCGGGGAAGCCCTGGCCACGGCCCTGGCCAACGGGAAGTTGACGGCCGCGGCCTACGCTCCGGCGTTGCGGGCAACGGCTCTCGAATCGGTCTGGTGA
- a CDS encoding metallophosphoesterase family protein: MAFHDTPDTPAPPDAPVTPAPSDTDGKLIAIGDVHGQSDALRRLLDDLPYTPGRDRLIFLGDYINRGPDTRGVLEILATIRRDDPGAVFCLGNHEEALLRYAAGGDPEDLRLLRTLGIETTLESYGDLTAASLAGLAFLPEAHREFLLGLESFRRIGPYVFVHAGLPGGLPPEACPPDCLLSVRGAFLTGPVPEGLTVVFGHTTSRTPLVAPGKIGLDTGAAWGGALTALVLPDMVFLHAPGERFLPATKSVKS, encoded by the coding sequence ATGGCTTTCCACGATACCCCCGACACCCCTGCCCCCCCTGACGCCCCTGTGACTCCCGCCCCATCCGACACCGACGGCAAGCTGATCGCCATAGGCGACGTCCACGGCCAGAGCGACGCCCTGCGTCGTCTGCTGGACGACCTGCCCTACACGCCCGGCCGCGACCGGCTGATTTTTCTGGGAGACTACATCAACCGGGGACCGGACACCCGGGGGGTGCTGGAAATCCTGGCCACCATCCGCCGGGACGATCCGGGCGCGGTCTTCTGTCTGGGGAACCACGAGGAGGCGCTGCTGCGCTATGCCGCCGGCGGCGATCCGGAGGATTTGCGCCTGCTGCGCACGCTCGGCATCGAGACCACGCTTGAAAGCTACGGCGACCTGACGGCCGCCTCCCTGGCCGGACTGGCCTTCCTGCCGGAAGCGCACCGGGAGTTTCTTCTGGGCCTCGAATCCTTTCGCCGCATCGGACCCTACGTCTTCGTCCACGCCGGCCTGCCCGGGGGGCTGCCGCCCGAGGCCTGTCCGCCGGACTGCCTGCTGTCGGTGCGGGGGGCGTTTCTGACGGGACCTGTGCCCGAGGGCCTGACGGTGGTTTTCGGCCACACCACCAGCCGCACGCCGCTGGTCGCGCCGGGCAAGATCGGCCTGGACACGGGCGCAGCCTGGGGCGGCGCCCTCACAGCGCTCGTCCTCCCGGACATGGTCTTCCTCCATGCCCCGGGCGAACGCTTCCTGCCCGCCACCAAATCCGTCAAATCCTAG
- a CDS encoding ATP-dependent 6-phosphofructokinase, translated as MRNNKDAAPDLTLTPADTAVPTLGRPACDNPKRAGTFVADDAGVLVGIGRGTVSCDGAEPVFFEEAGPREKIFFTPHKTKIAIVTCGGICPGINDVIRSVVMEAHHQYGAAATLGIRYGLRGFMPSCRHDVLEFSPESVAEIHQFGGTILGSSRGPQPVDEIVDALERLGIGFCVFIGGVGTMRAASAIQAEIAGRGLAIGIVCIPKTVDNDIHFVSRSFGFLTAVEQATESIACAHVEALGAPYGIGLVKLMGRQSGFIAAEASMGLKHVNMVLVPEERFALSGPGGVLDALSDRLARRGHAVIVAAEGAGQHLVPPTGRTDPSGNPVLGDFCGLLASEIKRHFKGQGLPVTLKIIDPSYIVRAVPANTADAVYCGFLGRLAVHAGMAGKTGLMIGTVNDRYVHVPLPLTTRERKHIDIRSDYWQAVLDSTGQPRFAADPS; from the coding sequence ATGCGCAACAACAAGGATGCCGCCCCCGACCTGACCCTGACCCCGGCGGACACGGCCGTGCCGACGCTCGGCCGGCCGGCCTGCGACAATCCCAAACGGGCCGGGACGTTCGTGGCCGACGATGCGGGCGTCCTGGTCGGCATCGGCCGGGGCACGGTCTCCTGCGACGGCGCGGAGCCGGTCTTTTTCGAGGAGGCCGGGCCCCGGGAGAAGATCTTTTTCACCCCGCACAAGACCAAGATCGCCATCGTCACCTGCGGCGGCATCTGTCCGGGCATAAACGACGTCATCCGGTCCGTCGTCATGGAGGCCCACCACCAGTACGGGGCGGCCGCGACCCTTGGCATCCGCTACGGGCTGCGCGGTTTCATGCCCTCGTGCCGCCACGACGTGCTGGAGTTTTCCCCGGAAAGCGTGGCCGAGATCCACCAGTTCGGCGGCACCATCCTCGGCTCCTCGCGCGGGCCCCAGCCCGTGGACGAGATCGTGGACGCCCTGGAGCGGCTCGGCATCGGCTTTTGCGTCTTCATCGGCGGGGTCGGCACCATGCGGGCCGCCTCGGCCATCCAGGCCGAAATCGCCGGGCGGGGGCTGGCCATCGGCATCGTCTGCATCCCCAAGACCGTGGACAACGACATCCACTTCGTGTCCCGCTCCTTCGGCTTCCTGACCGCCGTGGAACAGGCCACCGAGTCCATCGCCTGCGCCCATGTCGAGGCCCTCGGCGCCCCCTACGGCATCGGCCTGGTCAAGCTCATGGGCCGCCAGTCCGGCTTCATCGCGGCCGAGGCCAGCATGGGCCTCAAGCACGTCAACATGGTCCTCGTGCCCGAGGAGCGGTTCGCCCTTTCCGGCCCGGGCGGCGTTCTCGACGCCCTGTCGGACAGGCTTGCCCGGCGCGGCCACGCCGTGATCGTGGCCGCCGAGGGCGCAGGCCAGCATCTGGTGCCCCCGACCGGCCGGACCGATCCATCGGGCAACCCGGTGCTCGGGGATTTCTGCGGCCTGCTCGCTTCCGAAATAAAACGCCATTTCAAGGGCCAGGGCCTGCCCGTGACCCTCAAGATCATCGACCCGAGCTACATCGTGCGGGCCGTGCCGGCCAACACCGCCGACGCCGTCTACTGCGGCTTTCTCGGCCGGCTGGCCGTCCATGCCGGCATGGCCGGCAAGACCGGGCTCATGATTGGCACGGTCAACGACCGCTACGTCCATGTGCCCCTGCCGCTGACCACCCGCGAGCGAAAACACATCGACATCCGTTCCGACTACTGGCAGGCCGTGCTCGACTCCACAGGCCAGCCCCGCTTCGCGGCCGATCCCTCCTAG
- a CDS encoding YibE/F family protein, producing the protein MQLSAFLPRREALLLLVFAALTVGLWYWPTGFEDRLPADAVQVKARILDVDNTHVRQYGIVREGEQRVTAEPVSGPFAGQKIVADNILLGKLELDKVFAPGDTALLVLSLRGGKIVSAVAQDHWRLGLQGGLLALFALALVLYAGLTGAKAVLSFLFAALLLWKVLVPLFLRGHDPLFVALGVLGVLMAGIVFLVGGANRRSLAAYLGSLGGVAVTCLLAVATAPGFALPGAVRPFAETLLYTGYAHLDLGRMFLATICLGASGAIMDVAMDVAASQAEVAGHHPEITAGRLCLSGLRVGRVVVGTMATTLLLAYCGGSLALLMVFMAQGVPLTNVATMPHVAAEIANTLVGSFGLVTAAPLTAVAGALLLRRKPAGSAQAPPQARDAS; encoded by the coding sequence ATGCAGCTTTCCGCTTTTCTCCCGCGCCGGGAGGCCCTGCTTCTTCTGGTCTTCGCCGCGCTGACCGTTGGCCTCTGGTACTGGCCGACCGGGTTTGAGGACCGGCTGCCGGCCGACGCGGTGCAGGTCAAGGCCCGCATCCTCGATGTCGACAACACCCATGTGCGCCAATACGGCATCGTGCGCGAGGGCGAGCAGCGGGTCACGGCCGAGCCGGTCTCGGGGCCGTTTGCCGGACAGAAAATCGTGGCCGACAACATCCTGCTCGGCAAGCTGGAGCTGGACAAGGTCTTCGCTCCGGGCGACACCGCCCTGCTCGTCCTGTCGCTACGGGGCGGGAAAATCGTCTCGGCCGTGGCCCAGGACCACTGGCGGCTCGGGTTGCAGGGCGGACTCCTCGCCCTTTTCGCCCTGGCTCTGGTCCTCTACGCCGGCCTGACCGGGGCCAAGGCCGTGCTGTCCTTTCTCTTCGCCGCCCTGCTTTTGTGGAAGGTCCTGGTGCCGCTTTTCCTGCGCGGCCACGATCCGCTTTTCGTGGCCCTGGGCGTCCTCGGGGTGCTTATGGCCGGCATCGTCTTTCTGGTCGGCGGAGCCAACCGCCGGTCCCTGGCCGCCTATCTCGGGTCCTTGGGCGGCGTGGCCGTCACCTGCCTGCTCGCCGTGGCCACGGCCCCGGGTTTCGCCCTGCCCGGCGCGGTGCGCCCCTTTGCCGAGACGCTCCTCTACACCGGCTACGCCCACCTGGACCTGGGGCGGATGTTTCTGGCCACCATCTGCCTGGGGGCCAGCGGGGCCATCATGGACGTGGCCATGGACGTGGCCGCGAGCCAGGCCGAGGTAGCCGGCCACCACCCGGAGATCACCGCCGGCCGCCTGTGCCTGTCCGGGCTGCGAGTCGGCCGGGTGGTGGTCGGGACCATGGCCACCACCCTGCTGCTCGCCTACTGCGGCGGCAGCCTGGCCCTGCTCATGGTCTTTATGGCCCAGGGCGTGCCGCTCACAAACGTCGCCACCATGCCGCATGTGGCGGCCGAGATCGCCAACACCCTGGTCGGCAGCTTCGGGCTGGTCACCGCCGCGCCCCTGACCGCCGTGGCCGGGGCCCTGCTCCTGCGCCGGAAGCCGGCCGGGTCGGCCCAGGCCCCGCCGCAGGCCCGCGACGCCTCGTAG
- a CDS encoding TolC family protein, producing the protein MRRPLLFLCLVAALAGCAKVRPEADFAKTAALVAATEDSQPLWVRTPEDEAFVAKEVQAILARGVTMGDAVRLTLINNPGVQARFEAIGVARAEVVQAGLPRNPSLAVLFGFPLFAGGPLGSLAAQAMVSVSDLAEVRDRTAKAQAELEREILVVGHDAMAAAREAKLAWLEMAYARRSLALASDVAGEVKKLAAAGKRYSQFGLADESKLATLEAATARAGLEVAELRARAGVAKARLARVMGLAAGQDFAIAGDVPAEPPALPDAAAAVAFAEANNLGVRAAAYAVKAAQSGVDLENIRWLKDFEVGAGYDLDIESNRTLGPGASVKVPVFDQNQAQKAKAAFRARQAGRLLQEARAEAREAAQRALEEAGLARATAQGLAAGVLPPAKRAADWAGTYARAMQLSELDALEARLGLLRERLRHNQALREEQAALVNLEFALGGRIGSL; encoded by the coding sequence ATGCGACGCCCCCTCCTCTTCTTGTGCCTGGTTGCGGCCCTGGCCGGCTGCGCCAAGGTCCGACCCGAGGCCGATTTCGCCAAGACGGCCGCCCTGGTGGCCGCCACCGAGGACAGCCAGCCCCTGTGGGTCCGCACCCCCGAGGACGAGGCCTTTGTGGCCAAAGAGGTGCAAGCCATCCTGGCCCGGGGCGTGACCATGGGCGACGCCGTGCGCCTGACGCTCATCAACAACCCCGGCGTCCAGGCCCGGTTCGAGGCGATCGGCGTGGCCCGGGCCGAGGTCGTCCAGGCCGGGTTGCCGCGAAATCCCTCGCTGGCCGTGCTGTTCGGGTTCCCGCTCTTCGCCGGCGGGCCGCTGGGCAGCCTGGCCGCCCAGGCCATGGTCTCGGTGTCCGACCTGGCCGAGGTCCGGGACCGTACGGCCAAGGCCCAGGCGGAACTGGAGCGCGAGATCCTCGTGGTCGGCCACGACGCCATGGCCGCCGCCCGGGAGGCCAAGCTGGCCTGGCTGGAGATGGCTTACGCCCGGCGCAGCCTGGCCCTGGCCTCGGACGTGGCCGGAGAGGTGAAAAAGCTCGCCGCCGCCGGCAAGCGCTACAGCCAGTTCGGGCTGGCCGACGAGTCGAAGCTCGCGACCCTGGAGGCGGCCACGGCCCGGGCCGGGCTGGAGGTGGCCGAACTCCGGGCCAGGGCCGGCGTGGCCAAGGCCCGGTTGGCCCGGGTCATGGGCCTGGCCGCCGGCCAGGACTTCGCCATCGCGGGCGACGTCCCGGCCGAGCCGCCGGCCCTGCCCGACGCGGCCGCGGCCGTCGCCTTTGCCGAGGCCAACAACCTGGGCGTGCGGGCCGCGGCCTATGCCGTAAAGGCGGCCCAAAGCGGCGTGGACCTGGAAAACATCCGCTGGCTCAAGGACTTCGAGGTCGGGGCCGGCTATGACCTGGACATCGAGAGCAACCGGACCCTCGGGCCCGGGGCTTCGGTCAAGGTGCCGGTCTTCGACCAGAACCAAGCCCAGAAGGCCAAGGCGGCCTTCCGGGCCCGGCAGGCCGGTCGGCTGTTGCAGGAGGCCCGGGCCGAGGCCCGGGAAGCGGCCCAGCGCGCCCTGGAGGAGGCCGGGCTGGCCCGGGCCACGGCCCAGGGGCTGGCCGCCGGCGTCCTGCCCCCGGCCAAGCGGGCCGCCGACTGGGCCGGCACCTACGCCCGGGCCATGCAGCTCTCGGAGCTGGACGCCCTGGAGGCCCGGCTCGGGCTCCTGCGCGAACGGCTGCGCCACAACCAGGCCCTGCGCGAGGAGCAGGCGGCCCTGGTCAACCTGGAATTCGCCCTGGGCGGCCGGATCGGGAGCCTCTAG